From the genome of Nocardia mangyaensis:
GTTCCGACGGCACATCCACTGACATGGGCGGTCCTTCCAGTCGAATCCCGTGATCACGGATCCAGGGCAACGACCTCACCATACGCTGAAGTATCTACAACGGTACTCGAAAGTATGGAAATGGATTCGGGCATCCGCGCCTCCGATCGCGCCTCCATACGGTGGGGTACCGTAGCCCGTACTTCTGGGATGGTCGAGTAAATCGCGATCTCGCCCGGCGCAGCCGATCGGGCGACGTCACGCCGGGCCCGCCTTCTACGATCGAGGTGTGCAGATGACCGACAGCCCCCGGACCCGATGACCACCGAACCCGCGCGCCCCGCCGCGCCGCGGCGGTCCAAGAAGGCCGAGGCGCAACAGCGCGGTGCGCGTTCCGGTGCCCAGCAGTCGGGCCGGAGCCGCAGCCCACGCCTGTCCTACGACGATTGGGTCGACGGCGCACTGGCCCTGCTCGCCAGGGAAGGCGCGGCCGCCGTACGCATTCCCCGGCTCTGCGAAGCACTCGGTGTCACCAAGGGCAGCTTCTACTGGCATTTCGACGACATCGGCCGGCTCGAGGAAGCCATGGCCGATCGATGGAGCACGACCCAGGCCCAGGTCATCGCGGAACTCGCCGCCGTCGATTCGATGCCGATCGAACAGCGCATCGAAGCGATGGCCACCATGCTCGTCGATCGGAACTGGCTGGTCGAAGCCACCGTGCGCGAGTGGAGCCGCACCCGCCCGCAAGTGCAGAACGCTGTCCAGGAACTGGATCGAAAGATCTTCGACACCATCCGGGCGGCGCTGGCCGAACTCGGATTCGACGCCGAGACGGCCAGGCTGCGGGCCGGTGCCATGGTCTACCTCGGCATCGGTTTCATCCACGGTCGCGCGAGCTTGCCGATTCCCACCCACCAAGAGGTGAACGCCGTCATCACACTGCTCACCCGGCCGGCACCATGATCGACCCAGCACCCCGGCTGCGCTACAGCCCAGCCGACCCGATCGTTCCGGTGCGGATGACGGGGAGATCATCGGGTGCGCCGACGCGGATCAGTCGGTCCAGCGCGGCGAGGTCGAGGTGCTGTTCGACGAGGTCGGCGAGCAGGTCGAGTTGTGCCGTGCGGATGGCGGCGACCGAGGTGTCGGGTGCCACGGTGAAGCCGGTGCGCCCGGCACGGGCGGCGACCTCGGTGAGCCAAGCGCGGCGGAACTCGTCGGATTCGAGGAGTCCGTGGACGTGTGTGCCCCAGATCGCCTCGCGCGCACTACCTTCGGAAGCGGCGTCGATGGTGAGCCAGGCGGGGTCGGTGGTGCGGCGGACGCGACCATGGTGGATTTCGTAGCCGTGCACGGGGATCCCGGCCGCGCTGCCGGTGACCTGGCGGGCGATCTTGGGGTCGGCGAATTCGATGTCGAGGTCCAACAGGCCGAGACCGCTGGCCACCCAGGGTTCGGGAGTCGCGAGGTATTCGATTCCGTCGATGATGCGATGGCCGAGCATCTGGTAACCCCC
Proteins encoded in this window:
- a CDS encoding TetR/AcrR family transcriptional regulator, whose product is MTTEPARPAAPRRSKKAEAQQRGARSGAQQSGRSRSPRLSYDDWVDGALALLAREGAAAVRIPRLCEALGVTKGSFYWHFDDIGRLEEAMADRWSTTQAQVIAELAAVDSMPIEQRIEAMATMLVDRNWLVEATVREWSRTRPQVQNAVQELDRKIFDTIRAALAELGFDAETARLRAGAMVYLGIGFIHGRASLPIPTHQEVNAVITLLTRPAP